Proteins encoded in a region of the uncultured Erythrobacter sp. genome:
- a CDS encoding LytTR family DNA-binding domain-containing protein, whose amino-acid sequence MTIRTILVDDEKLAIQGLQVRLQPHEDVEVIDTCSNGREAIRKIKTEKPDLVFLDIQMPGFDGFSVVKGVMEIEPPLFVFVTAYEEHAIRAFEANAVNYLMKPVDEDKLADTIERVRQRIAEKKSTEDAEQLLEVLADVAPDRAAQFSDAGGDSAERFEKLINVKDRGQIFRVEVDSIEHIDAAGDYMIISTGDNSLVLRETMKDLERRLDPRKFQRVHRSTIVNLDQVRQVKPHTNGECFLVLDSGAEVKVSRSYRDVVARFVH is encoded by the coding sequence ATGACGATTAGAACTATCCTCGTCGACGACGAGAAACTGGCCATTCAAGGCTTGCAAGTTCGCTTGCAGCCGCATGAAGATGTCGAAGTGATCGACACTTGCTCGAATGGCCGCGAGGCGATCCGCAAGATCAAGACGGAAAAGCCCGACCTCGTCTTTCTCGACATTCAAATGCCCGGTTTCGACGGCTTTTCCGTGGTGAAAGGCGTGATGGAGATCGAGCCGCCGCTGTTCGTTTTCGTCACCGCTTACGAAGAACACGCGATCCGCGCGTTCGAGGCCAATGCCGTCAATTACCTCATGAAACCGGTCGATGAAGACAAGCTGGCCGACACCATAGAACGGGTGCGCCAGCGCATTGCCGAGAAGAAATCGACCGAGGATGCCGAACAATTGCTCGAAGTCCTCGCCGATGTCGCGCCGGATCGCGCGGCGCAATTCTCGGATGCCGGCGGCGACAGCGCCGAACGGTTTGAAAAGCTCATCAACGTGAAGGATCGCGGCCAGATCTTTAGGGTCGAAGTCGACTCCATCGAACATATCGACGCGGCAGGCGACTACATGATCATCTCCACCGGCGACAATTCGCTGGTGCTGCGCGAGACCATGAAGGACCTTGAGCGCCGTCTGGACCCGCGCAAGTTTCAGCGCGTGCACCGTTCGACCATCGTAAACCTCGATCAGGTCCGGCAAGTGAAGCCGCATACGAATGGCGAGTGTTTCCTGGTTCTGGATTCAGGTGCCGAGGTGAAGGTGTCGCGCTCGTATCGGGATGTGGTTGCACGCTTCGTGCATTGA
- a CDS encoding sensor histidine kinase, protein MAMIPIQPAPFFESKNRAFWYLQLAGWGGAFLLRALSALANGLPLDWLAVILVNTLTGFSITLVLSVVFRQLINRKPYVTWGGTVMVLIGAVVVHAFLDAWVQGIYYGESRETTFAQRFIGITYIPLTLLGAWSALYFAINYFLTVEQQADRLERLEAQATSAQLAMLRYQLNPHFLFNTLNSISTLVLLKQTEPANAMLTRLSGFLRHTLIAEPGSQVTLAQEVETLQLYLGIERMRFEERLRTNFEIEDEALQAKLPSMLLQPLIENAIKYAVSPQEEGARISLTARVIGERLRLTVEDTGPGVDGPLQHSLLEYSPDGSGQPVSTGVGIANIRNRLMQAYGDKHLFETKSEPGGGFTVLIEIPYQRASESASEPESGRDTAGSPAAAASGDANQGGTQDTPADASATVIPLNPARSLGSNA, encoded by the coding sequence ATGGCGATGATCCCGATCCAGCCTGCACCGTTCTTTGAGAGCAAGAACAGGGCGTTCTGGTACCTCCAGCTGGCCGGCTGGGGCGGGGCTTTCCTGTTGCGCGCCCTATCGGCATTGGCCAATGGATTGCCGCTCGATTGGCTCGCGGTGATCCTCGTCAACACGCTCACCGGCTTTTCGATAACGCTGGTTCTTTCGGTGGTCTTTCGCCAGCTGATCAACCGCAAACCCTATGTGACCTGGGGCGGCACCGTTATGGTGCTGATCGGCGCGGTGGTGGTGCACGCCTTCCTCGATGCATGGGTGCAGGGGATTTACTACGGCGAGAGCCGCGAGACGACCTTCGCGCAGCGCTTCATCGGCATCACCTATATCCCGCTGACACTGCTTGGAGCATGGAGCGCGCTGTATTTCGCGATCAATTACTTCCTGACGGTCGAGCAGCAGGCCGACCGGCTTGAGCGGCTGGAGGCGCAGGCCACCTCGGCGCAGCTGGCGATGCTGCGTTATCAGCTCAACCCGCACTTCCTGTTCAACACGCTCAATTCAATCAGCACCTTGGTGCTGCTGAAACAGACCGAACCCGCCAATGCGATGCTGACCCGGCTTTCGGGCTTTCTGCGGCACACTCTGATCGCCGAACCGGGAAGCCAGGTGACACTCGCGCAGGAAGTCGAGACGCTGCAGCTTTATCTCGGGATCGAGCGGATGCGGTTCGAAGAGCGGCTACGCACCAATTTCGAGATCGAAGACGAAGCCTTGCAAGCCAAGCTGCCATCGATGCTGTTGCAACCGCTGATCGAAAACGCGATCAAATATGCCGTCAGCCCGCAGGAAGAAGGCGCGCGCATCTCGCTGACCGCCCGCGTGATTGGCGAAAGGTTGCGCCTCACGGTTGAGGATACCGGCCCGGGCGTAGACGGCCCGCTGCAGCACAGCCTGCTTGAATACTCGCCCGACGGATCCGGTCAGCCGGTCTCCACCGGCGTCGGCATTGCCAATATCCGCAATCGGCTGATGCAGGCTTACGGCGACAAACATCTGTTCGAGACCAAATCGGAGCCCGGTGGCGGCTTCACGGTCCTGATCGAAATTCCATATCAACGGGCAAGCGAAAGCGCGAGCGAGCCCGAATCCGGTCGTGACACTGCAGGCTCCCCCGCCGCCGCAGCGTCAGGCGATGCCAATCAAGGAGGTACACAAGATACCCCCGCAGATGCATCGGCGACCGTAATCCCCCTGAACCCCGCGCGCTCATTAGGATCCAATGCATGA
- a CDS encoding DsbA family protein — protein sequence MKSSLLGTLSTAFMALVFGFLGAAAWSYSGLADNRTRTFLLDNPDMLPQMAQAYQEQEAAKRLAGLGDEVYQPFPGAILGNPEGSKVLVEFTDYNCPYCEASLADVERLVAEDPDLKVVIREWPIFEGSDIASRMALAAASQGKYQAFHKAMFELGPASPESVEAAAIQAGLDLDRARADAASDAVTVELARNLTLAQSLGFGGTPAWVTSTKAVEGAIGFDGLKEALESSGNRADAATSS from the coding sequence ATGAAATCTTCGCTTCTCGGCACGCTTTCCACTGCGTTTATGGCGCTGGTGTTCGGCTTTCTCGGCGCGGCAGCGTGGTCCTATTCGGGCCTTGCCGACAATCGCACGCGGACCTTCCTGCTCGATAATCCCGACATGCTGCCGCAGATGGCACAGGCCTATCAGGAACAGGAAGCCGCCAAGCGGCTCGCCGGGCTGGGTGATGAGGTCTACCAGCCTTTCCCCGGTGCCATTCTCGGCAATCCCGAAGGCTCCAAGGTGCTGGTCGAATTCACCGACTACAATTGCCCCTATTGCGAAGCGAGCCTTGCCGATGTCGAGCGACTGGTCGCCGAAGACCCCGATCTGAAAGTCGTCATCCGCGAATGGCCGATCTTCGAAGGCAGCGACATTGCATCCCGTATGGCCCTCGCTGCTGCTTCGCAGGGCAAATATCAGGCCTTCCACAAAGCCATGTTCGAATTGGGACCGGCCTCGCCGGAAAGCGTCGAAGCTGCTGCAATACAGGCGGGACTAGACCTTGACCGTGCCCGCGCGGATGCCGCATCGGATGCGGTGACGGTTGAACTGGCGCGCAATCTGACGCTGGCGCAATCGCTTGGCTTTGGCGGGACGCCCGCGTGGGTGACCTCGACCAAGGCCGTCGAAGGCGCCATTGGCTTTGACGGTTTGAAAGAAGCGCTGGAAAGCTCTGGCAACAGGGCAGACGCCGCCACGAGCAGCTAA
- a CDS encoding M48 family metalloprotease — protein sequence MPTASLSSTAKERLPIFGAYLLAFIASLAFAFQPVAAQSILRDAETEALLNDMAAPLIEASELEPGNVEIVLINDTSINAFVAGGQVVYVHAGLINAAETANEVQGVIAHELGHITAGHVVRFEERTRSAQGITILSLLLGVGAALAGAGDAALGAIMAGQQAALGSFLAFNRNQEASTDLAGARYLSGAGISGRGSIKFFERLRSLEIRRGFSQADEAAYGRTHPLSGDRIATLREVYEKDPAWDTPDDPELQARFERVRAKLYGYLAEPKRTFNLYPESDTSDPARYARAYAFHKDAQMDRAIAEADALLATDPDNPYYLELKGQVLLESGRPEEALPHLRRATDLTLNQPLIASMFGHALIATEDETNFAEAERVLRAAVARDRFNPFAWYQLGVVYAERGDIPRARLASAEQQVMARRYPEALRNAQAAEAGLPRGTPDWIRAQDISLQARAELEALRDRR from the coding sequence ATGCCCACAGCATCCCTCTCCAGCACGGCGAAAGAGCGCCTGCCTATTTTCGGCGCTTACCTGCTCGCCTTCATCGCGAGCCTCGCATTCGCATTCCAGCCGGTTGCCGCGCAATCGATCCTGCGCGACGCCGAAACGGAAGCTTTGCTCAACGATATGGCCGCGCCGCTGATCGAGGCGTCTGAGCTTGAACCCGGCAATGTCGAGATTGTCCTGATCAACGACACGTCGATCAACGCCTTCGTTGCCGGCGGACAGGTCGTCTATGTCCACGCCGGCCTGATCAACGCTGCGGAAACCGCCAACGAAGTCCAGGGCGTGATCGCGCACGAGCTTGGCCACATCACCGCAGGACACGTGGTTCGGTTCGAAGAGCGCACCCGCAGCGCGCAGGGCATCACCATTCTTTCGCTGTTGCTCGGCGTTGGCGCAGCCCTGGCTGGCGCTGGAGACGCAGCGCTTGGCGCGATCATGGCAGGGCAACAGGCTGCGCTGGGCAGCTTCCTCGCCTTCAACCGGAATCAGGAAGCCTCAACCGACCTCGCTGGCGCTCGCTATCTGTCGGGCGCAGGCATTTCGGGGCGCGGCTCGATCAAGTTCTTCGAACGCCTGCGCAGCCTCGAAATTCGCCGGGGTTTCAGTCAGGCCGATGAAGCCGCGTATGGCCGCACCCACCCTCTTTCGGGCGACCGGATCGCAACCCTGCGCGAAGTCTATGAGAAAGACCCCGCCTGGGACACACCGGATGATCCCGAATTGCAGGCCCGCTTCGAACGCGTCCGCGCCAAGCTTTACGGCTACCTCGCTGAACCCAAGCGTACCTTCAACTTGTACCCGGAAAGCGATACCAGCGATCCGGCACGCTACGCCCGCGCCTATGCGTTCCACAAGGATGCGCAGATGGACAGGGCGATCGCCGAAGCCGATGCGCTGCTGGCGACCGATCCCGACAACCCCTACTACCTCGAGCTCAAGGGGCAGGTGCTGCTCGAATCCGGCAGGCCGGAAGAAGCTCTCCCGCATTTGCGGCGCGCCACCGATCTGACGCTTAATCAGCCGCTTATCGCCTCAATGTTCGGTCACGCTCTGATCGCGACCGAAGATGAAACGAACTTTGCCGAAGCGGAGCGCGTCCTGCGCGCTGCCGTTGCACGCGACCGGTTCAATCCCTTTGCATGGTATCAACTGGGCGTGGTCTATGCCGAACGCGGAGACATTCCGCGCGCACGGCTCGCCAGTGCAGAACAGCAGGTCATGGCGCGGCGTTATCCCGAAGCCCTGCGTAACGCGCAGGCCGCCGAAGCAGGCTTGCCGCGCGGCACGCCGGATTGGATCCGCGCACAGGATATTTCGCTGCAGGCACGGGCTGAACTGGAAGCGCTGCGCGACCGGCGCTAG
- a CDS encoding alpha/beta hydrolase, producing MLWIIGGLVLLVIAGALALQFAISRNGPAVLTQVDRLTGGSGDAGLRASISLGEHPSQKAIVWAPENRDPDSEPLPVLLFVHGGSWNWGDPVDYGFVGRSFVPKGFIVVLGGYRLHPDAVYPAMLEDTARTIAWTRQEIAQYGGDPDRITIAGHSAGAYNVVQTALEHQWLGRHGMSANDIAGVVGLSGPYDFHPFDSDSTIASFGDAQNPEATQPINHVRSDAPPMLLIHGDKDNLVKPRNTRELAKRIEAAGGNVTMHFYPEMEHNDPLISLAAPWRSNRDVDDVIAEFALSATLKDETSVPVQGETR from the coding sequence ATGCTTTGGATTATCGGCGGGCTTGTCCTGCTTGTCATCGCAGGCGCTTTGGCGCTGCAATTCGCCATTTCGCGCAATGGACCGGCGGTTCTGACTCAAGTCGACCGACTGACCGGTGGTTCGGGCGATGCGGGCCTGCGTGCGTCGATTTCTCTCGGCGAGCACCCATCGCAAAAGGCAATCGTCTGGGCGCCTGAGAACCGCGATCCGGACTCCGAACCCCTTCCTGTGCTGCTCTTCGTTCATGGAGGCAGCTGGAACTGGGGTGATCCAGTCGATTATGGATTTGTCGGGCGGTCGTTTGTACCAAAAGGGTTCATCGTGGTTCTGGGCGGATATCGCCTGCATCCGGACGCCGTCTATCCGGCCATGCTCGAAGACACCGCCCGCACCATCGCATGGACCCGTCAGGAAATCGCGCAATATGGCGGCGATCCTGACCGTATCACCATCGCCGGCCATTCGGCCGGAGCCTACAACGTCGTCCAAACCGCGCTCGAGCACCAGTGGCTTGGCCGCCACGGCATGTCGGCGAATGATATTGCGGGCGTTGTTGGCCTGTCGGGGCCTTACGATTTCCATCCGTTCGATAGCGATTCGACGATTGCTTCGTTTGGAGATGCGCAAAACCCGGAAGCGACACAGCCGATCAACCACGTGCGCAGCGACGCGCCGCCGATGTTGCTGATCCACGGCGACAAGGATAATCTGGTCAAGCCGCGCAACACACGCGAGCTCGCCAAGCGGATCGAAGCGGCTGGCGGCAACGTCACAATGCACTTCTATCCGGAAATGGAGCACAACGATCCGTTGATCTCGCTCGCCGCGCCATGGCGCTCAAACCGCGATGTTGACGACGTTATCGCGGAATTCGCCCTTTCTGCGACACTAAAGGACGAAACTTCAGTTCCGGTTCAGGGCGAAACGCGCTAA
- a CDS encoding phosphatase domain-containing protein, with the protein MFFGRAPLRVQPFFGFRSEDRISLTARALRSREALFNSRNFLSDFRTMLGQYTSHEVPGVEVEFEYQSACGEPLRHTATTDDEGFARFDFAFPSPHNRPAQTEWETATLRWQAVAGQHDGGEVTAHILAPGTRAGVGIISDVDDTIMETGITGNLRAIARNWKRVMVQMPSERILVPGARDFYAALGGNPAISRPDEPQARERPVFYVSSSPWNLFTYLVTFKRERDLPLGPIMLRDWGFNRKTLGSEGHGSHKLEVIERVLDHYPDMRFALVGDDTQKDAIAFAEIVAARPKQIAAVFIRTVSWANPNEAQLAARNAIEQAGVPFWTGSDYRAVDEFLAEIGLDSDKQVEHLVRASEDDIGAKD; encoded by the coding sequence ATGTTTTTCGGCCGAGCCCCCTTGCGCGTGCAACCGTTCTTCGGATTCCGTAGCGAGGACCGGATCTCGCTGACGGCGCGAGCGCTGCGGTCGCGCGAGGCATTGTTCAACAGCCGCAATTTCCTGAGTGATTTTAGAACGATGCTGGGGCAATACACCTCTCATGAAGTGCCCGGCGTTGAGGTAGAATTCGAATATCAAAGCGCCTGCGGCGAACCATTGAGGCATACCGCCACCACCGATGATGAAGGCTTTGCGCGGTTCGACTTCGCATTCCCTTCGCCGCACAATCGGCCTGCTCAAACCGAATGGGAAACGGCGACGCTTCGTTGGCAAGCGGTGGCGGGACAGCACGATGGCGGCGAAGTCACGGCGCACATCCTTGCTCCCGGCACTAGGGCGGGCGTCGGGATTATCTCCGATGTCGATGACACGATCATGGAGACCGGGATAACCGGAAACCTGCGAGCCATTGCGCGCAACTGGAAGCGCGTGATGGTGCAAATGCCGAGCGAGCGTATCCTCGTGCCGGGAGCGCGCGATTTCTACGCTGCGCTTGGCGGCAACCCGGCTATAAGTCGGCCAGATGAGCCGCAGGCGCGCGAGCGTCCGGTGTTCTATGTGTCGTCAAGCCCTTGGAATCTCTTCACCTATCTCGTGACTTTCAAACGTGAGCGCGATCTGCCGCTCGGGCCGATTATGCTGCGCGACTGGGGCTTCAACCGGAAGACCCTGGGGTCGGAAGGGCACGGATCGCACAAGCTCGAAGTAATCGAGCGCGTCCTCGACCATTATCCGGATATGCGCTTCGCTCTCGTCGGGGACGACACGCAAAAGGATGCAATTGCATTTGCCGAGATCGTCGCCGCTCGTCCCAAGCAAATTGCTGCTGTGTTCATCCGCACGGTTTCCTGGGCAAACCCCAACGAAGCACAGCTTGCGGCCCGCAACGCCATCGAGCAGGCGGGCGTTCCGTTCTGGACCGGCAGCGATTACCGCGCGGTAGATGAGTTTCTGGCCGAGATTGGCCTGGACTCAGACAAACAAGTCGAACACCTGGTTCGCGCTAGTGAAGACGATATCGGGGCAAAGGATTGA